CGCCGAGCTTCACGTCGGACGCACCCACCATGAATTCACCGGTCGGAAAACACATCGGCGCACTGCCGTCGCAGCATCCGCCCGATTGATGAAACAGGATCGAGCCGTGTTCGGTGGCCAGTTTTTGAATCAGCGAAACGGCGGCATCCGTCGCGACTACACGTTCAACAGACATTCGGTTCCCCGGCAAAAAGAAGCAGACCGCGACCGAGGCGACCTGCCTATGGACAAGCAAGCAGACGGACAAACACGAACCCATCAAGCGGAATAACAAACGTCTCGACGAGCGAGCCGATTGGCGCTTAGAAGAAGCCGAGCGGCTTGTCGCTATAGCTGACGAGCAGGTTCTTCGTCTGCTGATAGTGGTCGAGCATCATCTTGTGCGTTTCGCGGCCGATACCCGATTGCTTGTAGCCGCCGAACGCGGCATGCGCCGGATACGCGTGATAGCAGTTCGTCCAGACGCGCCCGGCCTGAATCTGCCGGCCGAAGCGATATGCACGCGTGCCGTCGCGCGTCCATACGCCGGCGCCAAGTCCATACAGCGTGTCGTTTGCGATATCGAGCGCTTCGTCTTCGTTCCTGAACGTCGTCACGGCAACGACCGGCCCGAAGATCTCTTCCTGGAAAATGCGCATTTTATTGTTGCCGCGAAACACGGTCGGTTTCACGTAGTAGCCCTTGCCGAGTTCGCCGTCAAGCGTATTGCGCTCGCCGCCGATCAGGCATTGCGCACCCTCCTGCTTGCCGAGATCGATGTACGAGAGGATCTTTTCGAGCTGTTCCTGCGAGGCCTGCGCACCGATCATCGTCTGCATATCGAGCGGGTGCCCTTGCGCAATGGCTGCGACGCGCTTGACCGCGCGCTCGATGAACCGGTCGTAGATCTTCTCTTCGATCAGCACGCGCGACGGACACGTGCACACCTCGCCCTGATTCAGCGCAAACATCGCAAACCCCTCGAGCGCTTTATCGAAGAAGCTGTCGTCATGGTCCATTACGTCGGCAAAGAAGATGTTCGGGCTCTTGCCGCCCAGCTCGAGCGTGACGGGAATGAGGTTCTGGCTCGCGTACTGCATGATGAGGCGGCCCGTGGTCGTCTCGCCGGTGAACGCGATCTTCGCGATGCGCTTATTCGAAGCGAGCGGCTTGCCCGCTTCGAGGCCGAAGCCGTTCACGACGTTCACCACGCCAGGCGGCAGGAGATCCTGAATCAGTTCCATCAGCACGAGGATGGAAGCGGGCGTTTGCTCCGCGGGCTTCAGTACGACGCAATTGCCGGCGGCGAGCGCGGGTGCGAGCTTCCACACGGCCATCAGGATCGGGAAATTCCACGGGATGATCTGACCGACCACGCCCAGCGGCTCATGAAAGTGATACGCGACGGTGTCTTCATCGATCTGCGAGATCGAGCCTTCCTGCGCGCGAATGCAGCTTGCAAAATAGCGGAAGTGGTCGATTGCAAGCGGGATATCGGCGGCCGTCGACTCGCGCAGCGGCTTGCCGTTGTCGATCGTCTCCGCGACCGCGAGACGCGCGAGATTCGCTTCCATACGGTCCGCGATCTTGCTGAGGATGTTCGCGCGCCCGGCGGCCGAGGTCTTGCCCCAGCTCGCTTTCGCGCGATGCGCGGCGTCGAGCGCGAGTTCGACGTCCGCTTCCCGCGAGCGCGGAATCGACGTGAATGCTTCGCCCGTGATCGGCGAGATATTGTCGAAATACTCGCCGCCGGCCGGCTTCACCCATTCTCCGCCGATAAAATTCGCGTACTGCTTTTTGTACGGGTAATCGGTGCTTAGAAACTGCATCTCCGCGTGATTCATCTGAATGCTCCTCACATGTGTCGGGTCGTTCGAGTCGGCAGCCTTATCGCATCAGCCGCGCGCTCGTTACGCCAGATCCATGCCAGTCGCCGCAAACCGCGTTTGATCGCGGTGCATCGGGCACCGTCGCAATGCATAGTCGTTTCGCATACCTAGATGTGTGCTTTCGAGGCGCATCGATACTGAACAGGTGTCTCAGCCGCTGTTCATGAACTGAACAACGGGTGCGCGCGAGTCGGCTGCAACGGCTTGCGCACAGCGCTTTTTTGAGCAGCTAGAGTGTCGAGGGCATCCATTGCACGACATTTGCTCCCCGGTGATCTCCATGACGACCGACACCGACCTTCCCGATGCCGCTGAGTCCGAGGCAGCGGCACATGCGCAGCGGCACGCGTTGTATCGCGTGCAGACGCGCATCGCTCACGACGCCGACGAACAGGCGCGCAATCTTCACGGCTGGCGGCAGACCTACGATCAACTGACGTCGGGCCGCTTTATCGGCCAACTCACGGGCTTGCATGTCGACGACATGCACGTGTTCCGCGAAACGACGAGCGAGACGCTGCGCCAGACATGCGAGGTCCAGTCGGACGCATACTGGCTCGGCATTCCCGTGAATCGCGGCGCGACGGGGCGCATCGACGGTGGTCTTATCGATGGCGAGACTGTTGCGTTGAGAGCGGGCGGCATCGAGTTCGAACTGGTGACGCCGGCCGGCTATGAAATCTTCGGTGTGGTCGTGCAGGGCGGCATCTTGCGTCGACATGCAGCGTTGGCGGGGCACGGTGATGCGCTGATCGATCGCGCGTCGCTTTCGCGCGTGCTGCGGATCGATCCTGCGCGCAAGACGCAGCTCTGCGCACGCCTCGCGCACATTCTGGCCGAAGGTGACGCCGCGCTCGCGACGTGCGCGCGGCCCCAGCTGCATGCATCGGTGCTCGACGCGCTGCTCGACGCATGCGCCACGACGACGGATGGCGAGCCGATAGAGGCGCCGTCGTCGCGGTCGCGCCGGCGCCGCATCGTCGGCGAATCGCGCGATTATGTGCTGGCGAACCGCGATCGTCCGGTGAGTGTGCCCGAACTCTGCGAGCACCTGCACGTGAGCCGGCGCACGCTGCAGTACTGCTTCGAGGACGTGCTCGGCATGGCGCCTGCGAGCTATCTGCGCGTGATCCGGCTGAACGGCGCGCGCCGCGAGCTCTGCGATGCCTCGCGCGGCGGCGCGCTCTCCGTGCAGAATGTGGCGGCCGCGTGGGGCTTCTGGCATCTGAGCCAGTTTGCGACCGACTACCGGAAGCTGTTCGGCATGCGGCCTTCGGATACGCTCAAAGCCGCGCAGATGCTGCACAGCGAACTCCGCTTTGCCCACTGACGCCGCGCCGGCCTGCCCTTTGCTGCGGCTTGCTACCGGGTGCCGACCCGGGTGCCGACCCGGGTGGTTGCGCAAGCTTTTCCTCCCGGTACGTGCGGTCCGCGATCGCCCATCCGCTAAAATCGCCCGATATCGAACGCATCTACCTGAGGAATCACCGTGTTTATCTGCAGAAACCAGTCCTGCGGCGCCGAGTGGGAGCTGTCGGACGTCGTCATCAAGAACGAGGGTCAGGGGCTGCTGTTCCGCTGTCCGATGTGCGGCGCGCGCAATTACGTCGAACGCTTCGAGTCGGACGACGGCGCCGTGCTCTACGAGCAGCTCGATGGCCGTCCTTATCAGGATTGAACATGAATAGCCCGACGTCTTCCACCGCCTTCGGCACGCTGCCGCTGTCGCCCGCCGCGCTCGCGAATCTCGCGCAATTGGGCTATGTCGACATGACGCCGATCCAGGCGGCCAGCTTGCCGCTCGCGCTGGCCGGCCACGATCTGATCGCGCAGGCGAAAACAGGCAGCGGCAAGACCGCGGCCTTCGCGCTGGCGCTGCTCGCGCGGCTCGACGCGCGCAAGTTCGACGTGCAGGCGATGGTGCTGTGCCCGACACGCGAGCTCGCCGACCAGGTCGCGCAGGAAATCCGGCGCCTTGCGCGCGCCGAGGAAAACATCAAGGTGCTGACCTTGTGCGGCGGCACGCCGATGCGCCCGCAGACCGCGAGCCTCGAACATGGCGCGCATATCGTCGTCGGCACGCCGGGACGCATCATCGATCATCTCGAGCGCGGCAGCCTGCCTTTGCAGGCGCTCAACACGCTCGTGCTCGACGAAGCCGATCGCATGCTCGACATGGGCTTCTTCGACGATATTGCGACCGTCGCGCGTCAATGTCCGAAGGAACGGCAGACGCTGCTTTTTTCGGCGACTTACCCTGACGGTATTGCGAAGCTGAGCCAGCAGTTCCTGCGCAACCCGAAGCAGATCACGCTCGAGGAGCGCCACGACGACAGCAAGATCCGTCAGCGTTTTTATGAAGTGACCGACGACGAGCGGCTGCACGCGGTCGGCCTGCTGCTCGATCACTATCGGCCTGTCAGCACGCTCGCGTTCTGCAATACGAAACAGCAGTGCCGCGATCTGCTCGACGTGCTACGTGCGCAGGGTTTTCACGCGCTTGCGCTGCATGGCGAACTCGATCAGCGTGAGCGCGATCAGGTGCTGATCCAGTTCGCGAACCGCAGCTGCTCGGTGCTCGTCGCAACCGATGTCGCCGCACGCGGACTCGATATCGCGCAGCTCGAAGCAGTCATCAACGTCGACGTGACGCCGGATCCCGAAGTGCACGTGCATCGGATCGGCCGCACGGGCCGCGCCGATCAGGATGGCTGGGCGCTGAGCCTCGCGAGCATGGACGAAATGGGCCGCGTCGGCAGCATCGAGAAAGCGCAGGGGCGCGAAGTGGAGTGGCATCCGCTCGCGGAGCTCGAGCCGAGCGGCACGAACGGCAGCACGCCGCACTTGCTGCCGCCGATGGAAACGCTGCAGATTCTCGGCGGCCGCAAGGAAAAGATTCGTCCCGGCGATGTGCTCGGCGCCCTGACTGGCGATGCGGGCTTCGACGGCGCGCAGATCGGCAAGATCAACGTGACCGAGTTCTCGACCTATGTGGCGGTGGAGCGCGGGATTGCGCGCGAGGCGCTGCGCAAGCTCAACGCCGGTAAGCTGAAGGGGAAGAGGGTCAAGGTGCGGCTGATGGACGAATAGATCCGAGCGAATAAACCCGGACGAATGAGGGCGGACGAATAAGGGCGAACCAATAAACCCGACCGAATAAAAGCGAACGCATCAAAGCAGACGAACAAAGCAGACGAGTACAAGCGGAGACACCCCATGCAAAGCGCGATGCAAACCCGCTCGAAGCTGCCCGATGTCGGCACGACGATTTTCACCGTGATCGCTCAACTGGCTGCCGAGCACGACGCGTTGAATTTGTCGCAAGGCGCGCCGAATTTCATGCCGGACGCTACGCTGATCGAAGACGTCGCGCAAGCGATGCGCGACGGTCACAACCAGTACGCACCGATGACCGGTATCGGCGCGTTGCGCGAAGCGCTCGCACGGAAGGTCGAGACGCTGTACGGCGTGCGATACGACGCATCGTCGGAAGTCACGGTAACCGCGAGCGCGAGCGAAGGGCTTTACGCGACGATCAGCGCGCTCGTGCATGCCGGCGACGAGGTGATCTACTTCGAGCCGTCGTTCGACAGCTATGCGCCGATCGTCCGCCTGCAAGGCGCCACGCCGGTGCCGATCAAGCTGTCGCTGCCCGATTTCCGCGTGAACTGGGACGAAGTGTCCGCGGCCATCACGCCGAAGACGCGGATGATCATCGTCAATACGCCGCACAATCCGACGGCCACGGTTTTCCGGGACCACGACATCGAACGCCTGAAGGCCGTCACGCGCAAGACGGACATCGTGATCCTGTCCGACGAAGTCTACGAGCACGTCATATTCGACGGCGCGAAGCACTACAGCATGGCATGCGATCAGGAGCTGGCCGGGCGCAGCGTGATCGTGTCGTCGTTCGGCAAGTCGTATCACGTGACAGGTTGGCGCGTGGGCTTCTGCGTCGCGCCCGCAGCGCTGATGGACGAAATCCGCAAGGTGCACCAGTTCATGATGTTTTCGGCCGATACGCCGATGCAATATGCGTTCGCCGCCGCGCTCGCGCAACCGCAAAGCTATCTCGGCCTTGCCGCCTTTTATCAGCAAAAGCGCGATCTGCTCGCGAACGCGCTGCGCGAGTCGCGTTTCGAACTGCTGCCGAGCGAGGGCAGCTTCTTTATGCTCGCGCGCTTTCGCGGTTTCTCCGACGAAAGCGACAACGACTTCGTGCTGCGCCTGATCCGCGACGCGCAAGTTGCGACGATCCCGTTATCGGCGTTCTATACGGACGGTACCGATTCAGGACTGATCCGCTTAAGCTTTTCGAAAGACGACGCGACGCTGCTCGAAGGCGCGCGCCGTTTGTGCGCGATCTGACGCATCGACTTCATGCTGTCTCGTCTGAATAAATTCATATCAAAAGGGAGAAAGTCGAAATGAAGCTGCCAGGAAACCGGTTATCGGGCGCGTTGCTGCTTGCGTGCGCATTCGCCTTGCTCACCGCCGCGGTTGCACCGCTGCCGGCGCAAGCCGCCGACGTGAAGACGCTGCGCTACGGCCTCGAGGCGCAATACCCGCCGTTTGAATCGAAGGGGCCGAACGGCGAGCTGCAGGGCTTCGATATCGACGTCGGCAACGCCGTCTGCAAGGCTGCGAAGCTCAAGTGCAGCTGGGTCGAGACGTCGTTCGACGGGCTGATTCCGGCGCTGCAGGGCCGCAAGTTCGACGCGATCAATTCGGCGATGAACGCGACCGACAAGCGCCGCGAGGCGATCGACTTCACGAATATCATTTACCGCGTGCCGACCGTGCTGATCGCGCGCAAGGACAGCGGCCTGCTGCCGACGTCCGAAACGCTGAAGGGCAAGCGCGTCGGCGTGCTGCAGGCGTCGATTCAGGAAACCTTCGCGAAGGCGCACTGGGAACCCGCCGGCGTGATGGTCGTGCCGTATCAGGATCAGAACCAGGTGTACGCGGACCTGCGCTCGGGGCGCCTCGATGCGACGCTCGTGCTCGCGCCGGCCGGCCTGACGGGCTTTCTGTCGCGGCACGAAGGCAAGGATTTCGCGTTTGTCGGGCAGCCGGTTCGCGACGACAAGATTCTTGGCAGCGGAATCGCCTTCGGCATCCGCAAAGGCGACGATGCGCTGCGCGAGCAGCTGAATGCGGCGATCGCCGCGGTGCAGGCCGACGGCACCGTGAAGGCCCTCGCGCGGAAGTACTTCGGGAACATCGACGTATCGGCGAAATAAGCCGCGTTCGGTGGCGCCCCGCCGTGCCGTCCGCAACAGTGGCGTTTGCCGGACGTCAGGATCGGGAATAAAGCGGCTCGTGACGCTGTTTGCGCATGGGAAGAGGCACCTTTTTCCACGCTCAGATCATGGCGCATAGCGATTTCACCACCGACTCACCGCTGACCGAAGCGGACATCCAGGCGTTTGCCGACGGGTCGCTGTCGCCTGAGCGCGCCGCGCGCGTGCAGCGCTACCTCGGCGCGATGCCGGGCGAGGCGAGCCGGATCGCGTTCTATCGCCGGTTGAATGGGCAAATGCAGCGTTCGTTCATGCCACATGCCTCCGCTCAGGCCGCCACGGGCAATTCGGTGAAGTTCGGCCGGCGCAACACCGCCCCGCGCGGCTGGCGGGCGACGCTGCATGTCGCCTGGCGCGCCATCTCGGGCTCCGTTGCGCAGCGCATCGCCTTGCTCGTGCTGGCATTGTGCGGCTGGGCGGCTACCGCGTTCGTCTCCGATCGTCAGTTGAACGCCGCGGCGGTGATGAGCTACGCGCAGTGGGCAGCGGCGTCGGCGCAGACAACGGCGCGGCAACCCGTTCCGGCGAATCGCGACCCGTTTTCGACCGAGTTCGCGCAGCTGGGCTGGCGGCTCGAATCGGCGAGGACGCTGCGGCTCGGCCTGATCGCCGACGCTCAGGAGTTCGACTATCGCAATGCGGAAGGCCAGCCGGTCGTGCTGCTGACGACGAGCGCGCCGTTCGTCTTCGACCGGCCGCGCTGGATGGGCCATCGCGTCGGCGAATGGCGGCTGCTCACGTGGACCGAGAACGGCACGCGCTATGTGCTGGCGGGCCGCGCCGACACGCACGGCCTGATGCGCGCGGCCGACGCGGCGACCTTCCGATGAACGCGTGCACGCCGCGGCGCGGCCTCGCGCCGGCTTGAATCCTACCCTTTTACGAAAGTTACATGGGCGGGGAATAGAATCGCTGGAATATTGTTCGCAGTGGTAGAACCGTCGTGCGCCGGGCAGGTGCGCGGCCCGCGATCCCTGACGGGTATAGAGAATGGACATCCGTGACGAACTGATGGAACACGTACCGCGTCTGCGCCGCTATGCGCGGGCGTTGGTCAACAACCGGGACTTTTCGGACGACCTCGTTCAGGACACGCTCGAACGCGCGCTGTCGCGGACCGAGAAGTTCAAGGAGGGCAGCGACCTGCGCGCGTGGCTCTTCACGATCATGCACAACGTGTTTATCAATCAGGTTCGCAAGGCGTCGACCAAGGCCGTGCACGTCTCGGTCGACGACGAGAGCGTGGTCGAAAGTGAATTTGCGGTGTCGCCGAACCAGACGCAGTCGCTCGAGGTGCGCGACCTCGACTACGCGCTGCAGCGGTTGCCGGCGGACCAGCGCGAAGTCGTGCTGCTGGTCGGCCTCGAGGAGATGAGCTATACGGAGGTCGCGCTTGCGCTGGACATTCCGATTGGTACCGTGATGTCGAGGCTGTCGCGCGGCCGCGAGCGGCTCAGGGCATTGATGGCGGGCGCGCATCCCGGCGCGAAATTACAGGTGGTGCGATGAGCGAACAGCAAACCCCGATCAGCGAAGAGGATCTCCACGCCTACGTGGACGGCGCGCTTTCCGAAGCGCGCCGCGAGCAGGTGGAGCGTGCACTCGAGCAGAATCCGGCGCTCGCGTCGAAGGTCAGCGATTACTTCTCGCTGAACAGCATGTTCCACGATCGCTACGACCGTGTGCTTGCCGAGCCGGTGCCGGCGCGTCTGCGCCCGCGCAAGACGCGCAACTGGCGCGAGGCGATGAACTGGCCGCAATTCGCGGGGATGGCGGCTGCGCTTGTGCTCGGTGTCGGGATCGGCGTCGGCACGAATATGGGCAAGAGCGTGCCGGGCGGCGGCTGGATGGGGATGGGCGCCTCGACCTCGGATACGCGGCCGGTCAGCGCGGACAGCACCGAAACGTTCGCGCGCAGGGTGGCCATCGCGCATGTCGTGTACATGCCCGCGGTGACACGGCCATCGGACCTGATGGGGCAAGGCCACGAGGAAGACTTCGTGCAGATCCTCGCAAGCCGCCTCGGCACCGACGTCCATCCGCCGATGCTGACGAAAAGCGGCTTTCAGCTCGACGGCGGCCGGATGCTGCCGGGCAAGGACGGCCCGATGGCTCAGTTCATGTACCGCAATGCGCAGGGCGAGCGCGTGACGCTCGTGATTTCGCACCGGAATACGAGCGCGAATACCACCGCGTTCAAGCTGTATCAGGATGGCCCGGTGAATGTGTTTTATTGGGTGGACGGCAATTTCGGCTATGCGGTGTCGGGCGGGCTCGATCGCAATGTGATGCTGCAGCTTGCGCACGACGTCTATGCGCAATTAACCGGGGCGACTGCGGGTTAAAGCGCGGCGTAAACGTAATTCGACGGGCGCTTTGCTTGTCGCTATAAGGCCGATCGGCGCGAGCCGGTCGGCTTTTTGTTTTGTTGCGTGCGGTTCAGGATCGCCGTCGTGCCGGCGTGAGTAAGCGTCGATCAAAGTAATTGTCGGGCAAACAAAAATATCAACCGTATGTCGGAAAACGGGTAATAGCTTATTGCGCGAATTAGAAAATATTCTCCGGGTACACTCGCGAGCCGGTTGCTTTACCCGATTAAACGTTTCTCCTTAACGGACTCACGGATTGCCCATGAAGACCACCCACACTACTGATATTTCTCTGCAGAATAGCCGCGTCGTCATCGCTGGCGGCACGTCGGGCATTGGCCTCGCGGTCGCGCAGGCGGCGGCGCGCGCCGGCGCGGAAGTGACGATTGCGTCGAGCGATATGCGGCGCGTGCAGGACGCACTCGAACTGCTGCCGAAGGGCACGCGCGGCGAGACCGTCGACTTCACCGACGAAACGCGCGTCAATGCCTTCTTCGAGCGCGTCGGCGCGTTCGACCATCTTGTCTATACCGCAGGCGAATCGCTGTTTCTGCAGACGCTCGCCGAACTCAGCATCGAAGAGGCACGCAAGGCCTTCGACGTGCGCTACTGGGGCGCGGTGACCACCGTCAAATACGCGGCGCCTTATCTGCGTACCGGCGGTTCGATCACGCTGACGAGCGGCGTGGCGTCGTCGCGGCCGTTATCGACATGGGTGATTCCGTCGAGCATTCTCGGTGCGATGGAATCGCTGACGCGCGCGCTGGCCGTCGAACTCGCGCCGCTGCGTGTGAACGCGGTGAAGCCGGGCGTGTTGCGCACGAACCTGTGGAGCAACATGACCGAGGACGACCGCAACGGCCTGTATGAGGTCGTCGGGAACAAGCTGCCCGTGCAGCGGGTCGGTGAAGCGAGCGAGGTCGCGAATGCGTATCTGTATCTGATGCAGCAGGGCTACAGCACGGGGCAGGTCATTGTCGTCGACGGTGGGCATATGCTTGTGTAGGGCGAGGCGGGCGTCGCTGCGGGCCGGCGCGGGTTCCGGTATTTTTTCGTATTGCAGCGCGCGTTACGCCTTTGGTGACTGATTAATGTCGGATTCCGTCTTGGGCTGCCTGACCTCGGCGTCCTACACTGCATCGCATTGACATTCACCGATGGGAGCAAGCAATGAGCATAAAGGACAAACTGCCGGCCGGAACGAAGCTCGGTTTCGGCACCGCGCCGCTTGGCAACATGTTCCGTGCGATTCCTGAAGAAGAAGCGGCCGCGACCGTCGAAGCGGCATGGCAGCACGGGATCCGCTACTTCGATACCGCGCCGTTTTATGGCGCGGGCCTTGCTGAAATCCGGCTGGGCGATATTCTCGCGAAGCACAAGCGCAGCGAGTACGTGTTGAGCTCGAAGGTCGGCCGCGTGATTCTCGATGAAATCGAAGACGTCAGTGCGCGCGAGCAAGGGGAAAAAGGCGGCGTGTTCGCGCATGGGCGTCCGAACAAGATCGTCAACGACTATTCTGCCGACGGCACGTTGCGTTCGATCGAAGATAGCCTGAAGCGGCTCAAGACCGATCGCATCGAGATTGTCTGGGTGCACGACATCGCACAGGATTTTTACGGCGACGATTGGCTGTCGGTGTTCGAAACGGCGCGCAAAGGCGCGTTTCGCGCGCTGACGCGGCTGCGCGAAGAAGGCGTGATCAAGGCGTGGGGCGTTGGCGTGAATCGCGTCGAGCCGTGCGAGCTTGCGCTCGATCTCAGCGAAACGAAGCCCGATGGCTTTCTGCTGGCGGGGCGTTATACGCTGCTCGACCACGAGCGCGCGTTGCAGCGTTTGATGCCGTCCGCCGCGAAGCATGGAGCCGAGATCGTGGTCGGCGGTCCGTACAGTTCGGGTATTCTCGCCGGCGGCGCGCACTTCGAATATCAGAAGGCGTCGCCGGATATTGTCGCGAAGGTCGAGAAGATCAAGGCGATCGCGAAACGTCATGGCGTCAGCGTGAAGGCCGCCGCCGTGCAGTTTGGACTTGCGAATCCGGTGGTGGCGGCGGTGATTCCAGGGGCGAGCAAGCCGGAGCGGATTGCTGAAGATCAGGCTGCCGTCAACGAAGTCATTCCGGCGGATTTCTGGCGTGAGATGCGGCAGGAGAAGCTCGTGGCGGAGAATGCGCCGTTGCCGATCGATCGATAAAGCCTGATCGCCTGCGCGCCTGACGGGTGGTTTCCGACTTCTGCGGGCCGGCCTGGCGGTCGGTCGGCGTTGGCGCGGGCGTGCGGCGGTCGGCGCATCGAGTGCGTTGTTGCGGGCCGGCACACCCTGAGTGTCGCGGTCATGCCGCGCTGCTTCACCGCTTTATTGACCGCCGCATGCGGTGTCGCCTTCCTGACAGTGCAACTGGCTATCGAGCAGTTTCGTTTGGGCTTTCGTGAGGTCGTCGAGACACGACGCGAGGACCATGCCGTGAATGCTGCCATCGCTCGAGCCCGACGCATTGAAATTGCACTGCGCATCGCGCCATGCGATCCACGCGCGCTGCGCTTTCTGTAGTTTGTCCTTGCCCGGCTTGCTGACTTTCGCCTGTAGTGCGCGGAAGGTCTGGTTGAGCTTTGCGTCCGAAGCCTTCAGGCTGTTGTTCGCGCATTGGGTTAGCGTGGCCTGGTCCGTCGCGTTCGCGCAGTCGAGCTGGGCGGCGAAGGCGGGATGGGCGGTGAGCACGAGTGCTGCTACCGTATACGGGATCGAGGCGCGCATTGGATGGGTCTCTTGCTGGTTGGCTAATTGGGGAATTCGGCAATTGAGCGAGCCGTTGAAAGGTACCGTGGTTAGCGCTTGATTGGCGGTATCTGAGCCGGTTTTGAAGCTTGATGGCACGAATGCGCATTAGCGATTATCTGCGAGACAGATATTGAGGGCGAGCATTCTGGCCTTTTAGGGAAGCCCGGTTTGGATACTAGGTTTGGCGGAATGCGTCGAGGGTTTGTTTGATTCACCTACGGCGGAATTCGACTGCGGCACACAGGCTGAACCACCCGACAGGTCGGTCTGTCCTCAGGCGACACGACAAAACAAAAAGCCCGGCCAATAGACCGGGCTTTCTGCTTGAATTTATTGGTGGGGCGTGAGTGACTCGAACACTCGACCTACGGATTAAGAGTCCGCTGCTCTACCAACTGAGCTAACGCCCCAACGAAGAGCGAGATTATGCAGCATTTTTCCGCACTTGCCTAGCCCTTTCCAAGGTCGCAAAAGCGAAAAAACCCGCGAAACGCGCTTTCGCTGCAGCGAAGCCCCACCCAAAGCGGGCTCAGCGCTTAAAAACGCGCGTGCACAATCGTCCCGGTATCATTTGCCACTCGCGCTGCGCCGCACGCACTGCGTATCTCCGAGGGCCGGACCAAGGACGAAAGATGGACGAAAGCGCAGTTCAGGAATTGCTCAACCGGGTACTCGCGCCCTGGGTGCGCGCG
The nucleotide sequence above comes from Paraburkholderia sp. SOS3. Encoded proteins:
- a CDS encoding anti-sigma factor family protein, whose amino-acid sequence is MSEQQTPISEEDLHAYVDGALSEARREQVERALEQNPALASKVSDYFSLNSMFHDRYDRVLAEPVPARLRPRKTRNWREAMNWPQFAGMAAALVLGVGIGVGTNMGKSVPGGGWMGMGASTSDTRPVSADSTETFARRVAIAHVVYMPAVTRPSDLMGQGHEEDFVQILASRLGTDVHPPMLTKSGFQLDGGRMLPGKDGPMAQFMYRNAQGERVTLVISHRNTSANTTAFKLYQDGPVNVFYWVDGNFGYAVSGGLDRNVMLQLAHDVYAQLTGATAG
- a CDS encoding SDR family oxidoreductase, which translates into the protein MKTTHTTDISLQNSRVVIAGGTSGIGLAVAQAAARAGAEVTIASSDMRRVQDALELLPKGTRGETVDFTDETRVNAFFERVGAFDHLVYTAGESLFLQTLAELSIEEARKAFDVRYWGAVTTVKYAAPYLRTGGSITLTSGVASSRPLSTWVIPSSILGAMESLTRALAVELAPLRVNAVKPGVLRTNLWSNMTEDDRNGLYEVVGNKLPVQRVGEASEVANAYLYLMQQGYSTGQVIVVDGGHMLV
- a CDS encoding aldo/keto reductase — encoded protein: MSIKDKLPAGTKLGFGTAPLGNMFRAIPEEEAAATVEAAWQHGIRYFDTAPFYGAGLAEIRLGDILAKHKRSEYVLSSKVGRVILDEIEDVSAREQGEKGGVFAHGRPNKIVNDYSADGTLRSIEDSLKRLKTDRIEIVWVHDIAQDFYGDDWLSVFETARKGAFRALTRLREEGVIKAWGVGVNRVEPCELALDLSETKPDGFLLAGRYTLLDHERALQRLMPSAAKHGAEIVVGGPYSSGILAGGAHFEYQKASPDIVAKVEKIKAIAKRHGVSVKAAAVQFGLANPVVAAVIPGASKPERIAEDQAAVNEVIPADFWREMRQEKLVAENAPLPIDR
- a CDS encoding lysozyme inhibitor LprI family protein, with amino-acid sequence MRASIPYTVAALVLTAHPAFAAQLDCANATDQATLTQCANNSLKASDAKLNQTFRALQAKVSKPGKDKLQKAQRAWIAWRDAQCNFNASGSSDGSIHGMVLASCLDDLTKAQTKLLDSQLHCQEGDTACGGQ